The Oxalobacter aliiformigenes nucleotide sequence GAAAGGCATCGGTTGCAAGCAGATTGCGCTTCATCTGGGTATCAGTACCAGCACGGTCAAAAAACACCGTTCCAGCCTGATGGACAAAACAGGTGCGTCCAGTATGGTCGAGCTGGTCGGTCGGATGACCGGCGAAAAAAAATAAACGTCCGGTAATCGGGTTCAGCGGGCTGACCGAAAGACAGAAACAGGTCGCCGTTCTGATCGCTGCCGGTAAAAGCTGCAAGCAGATCGCACGCGAACTCGGTATCCATTTCCAGACGGTCATGAAACACCGTGAAAATCTGTATCGCCGTCTCGGTATCAAAAATGCCCTGTCGCTGGCTCTGCTTGTGTCGGGAGGACATATGGGCTGACCCGCTTTCCGTTTTCCTGTTTTCCCTGCATGGACCAGACCGAATCCGCAAAAGCGTCCAGTCCGGTGGTGGTGCCTGCCCGTCGTTCGAGAGGATTTTTTCCGGTAGCAGGGTATGGTGCCTGTCGGAGCAGGGCTTGTCAATACGTTATCGGTAGCATTTTCTTTCAGGCAAGAAAACGTGAAACTGCTTTCGTCGGGGTATGGAAAACGATACGGAAGGAGATGACGATGGATGAATGGACGAAACTGACCAGAGACAGGGTTTTTATTTCCGATATTGGAAATGACCGGGTCGCCGAGATCGGCGGGGCGAAAACACTGGTGGGCCGCTATGCGGTATGGGCTCCGGCTCCCGGAGGAGAACATCACCGGGTTGTCGAAGTCGGCAGTGACTGTGAGGCGTTGATGAAAAAATACCGTGTTCCCGGCGAACGGGTTTTGAGGTTGCAGACGGTGGAGGCCGGTCATGGCTGAAGTCAATCTGTCCGATCTGTTTACCGCGATCAGTCAGGCGATGCTTGATGCCCATCAGGCTGTGACCCGTTCGACGCTGGATCAGTACTGGGATTATTTCAGGCCGTCCCGTCTCTCAAGGGATGGCTGGATGGCCAATGCCGGTGAGACGGAGGATGCACTGGTTCCTGTCACCCGGAAAGTCGTCATTCCCACGCCGGACGGAAATGGCGTGTTCTCCGAATTGTCGGTTCCGCTGGTCACACTGGTTCACCACAATACGTTCGGTCTGGATCAGGTGAAGCTCAGGATGCGGGTGAGCGCTTCGGTCGATCGGGCGGGTGGTCCCCTGAAAGTGTCGCTGGCCCCCTTGCGGCGGCAAAACCGTCACGGCATGGCGGATGATGCGCCGGATACGGCCGGGCAGCCTGAGGAACCGGATCAGGAAATCGAGCTGGTTTTCAAGCGGGAGGCGCCTGCCGAAGGTATTTCCCGTATCACAACCGAAGCGGTCAAGCTTCTTTAACAAAGGAAAGGGAGGTGCATTATGCCGGAAAACTTGGGTGACAAATTTGCCGGTCTGCCACTGGGGCTTCTGGTCTGTACGCCGATTATCGAAGTGGCGAAAGGACAGTCGGAGCTGTGCCGGGTCTATCTCGATTATGTGTACAGGCTGGCGTTCATCGACGGGGATCCGACGAAAGGGACGAAAACGCTCACGTTCAATCTGACACGTCCGGTGACGGATGGCAGCGGGAATATTTCGCAGCAGCAGGTTCAGGTGGTCGCTCCGCTGATCTCGCTGGTACCGGTACCGGCATTCACGATGGATGAGGCGACGGTCCGGTTCACGATGGAAGTGAAAGAACAGGTCGTGGACAAGTCGCATGTGGGCACGGAAAGCAAGGTCGAATCCGGCATGTCGTTCTGGGGATTCCATGCCCAGATTTCGGGAAGCGTTTCCACCTCTGCCGATCATACCCGCCAGTCGGACCAGTCGGCCAAGTACGAGATCTATGCCCGTGCGGCACAACAGGCACCGGCCGAGGGGATGGCGAAACTGTCCACGGTTTTCGCGTCGGTGATCGAGCCGATCGCGGTGGGAAGTGGCGGTGGTGGTAGCTGATCGGTAATGTATACCGTATGACAGAATGCCGGCTTTTTGCCGGCATTCTGGAATCGGTTTTTTCAGGAAAGAGGGAGGTCTATGGCACTGGCAAGAAATCCGGAAAGAATAACAGATCAGCAGGAAATTATCCGGCTGGGCGGTTCCCGGCTTTCACCCGGTATCACGACTCCGGCAACCGGGTTTCGTGTCGGAAAATTCTGTTTGCGGTGCCAGAAGGCGTCGGGATGCGAAGGCTGGATTCCTCGTATTGTTTTGCAGGAAGAAAGCGACGAGGGATATAACCGTTCCGTCAATCTGGTCAAAGGTGTTTATCCGACGGGGCAAATGTATGACAGCGATGCAGGAGGACGAACGGATTGGGTGCGCGGGGGAAGAAATCGCGAGATTTACATGATAATTGATCAGGAAGTCTCACAGCAGAGTTACCGTTCAGAACAGGAACATTGCGACGATATTCGTCATGCATGCGAGTTGACGCTCAAGGTGATGGACAGGGCTGTCCGGGATGCAATGGGGAGACTGGCCGCTGAAGTCCGGAGACTGAAGAGTTTCCAGACGAAAAGGGAAGCCATACGAAAAGCAAAAGGCTTGCTGATCGAGTGTTGTCCTCATGATGTTCTGAAAAGAATCGTGGGAGAAACGATTCTTGCGGATGGGACCGTGACCGGAACCTATGAACAAAAGATGGCCGATCTGTACAGGAATACAGCCAAAAAGTCCCAACTCAGGGATTCGGAAGGCTGGCATACATTTGCCGTTTCCGATACGGAGTACAGGCCCTGGTTTTCCAGCTGTAGAGGTTACGATATGGTGAATCACGATTACCGTAAAATCGCGTTGCCACTAAAGATCAGAAGGAAGGAAACCCCGCCTTCGACGGAATCGCTGATTACGCTGGACTGAATTTTCGCGGGAGGAAATGCATGCAGGTTTTTGAGAGAGGCATCACGGACAACATGTATTCCATCTGGCGTCATGTACAGGACGGGCACGGACTGCTGCGGGATGACCGCCCGGATAGTGTATTTTCCCGTTCCGGATGGTGCGACCTGGATCGGGAGGGGGCGTTCAGTTATGGAAAAGGTTCCTGAACGCCATTCCGTGTTGCCGGCAATGCGTTTCGATGTCCCGGGCAAGCCGCTTCCACCAGGTTCTGTCGCCTTCACGGTAGAGAGTGCGGTAC carries:
- a CDS encoding LuxR C-terminal-related transcriptional regulator, which gives rise to MQETLLLTSREKEILDLSMKGIGCKQIALHLGISTSTVKKHRSSLMDKTGASSMVELVGRMTGEKK
- a CDS encoding response regulator transcription factor — translated: MTERQKQVAVLIAAGKSCKQIARELGIHFQTVMKHRENLYRRLGIKNALSLALLVSGGHMG
- a CDS encoding DUF2589 domain-containing protein; this encodes MAEVNLSDLFTAISQAMLDAHQAVTRSTLDQYWDYFRPSRLSRDGWMANAGETEDALVPVTRKVVIPTPDGNGVFSELSVPLVTLVHHNTFGLDQVKLRMRVSASVDRAGGPLKVSLAPLRRQNRHGMADDAPDTAGQPEEPDQEIELVFKREAPAEGISRITTEAVKLL
- a CDS encoding DUF2589 domain-containing protein yields the protein MPENLGDKFAGLPLGLLVCTPIIEVAKGQSELCRVYLDYVYRLAFIDGDPTKGTKTLTFNLTRPVTDGSGNISQQQVQVVAPLISLVPVPAFTMDEATVRFTMEVKEQVVDKSHVGTESKVESGMSFWGFHAQISGSVSTSADHTRQSDQSAKYEIYARAAQQAPAEGMAKLSTVFASVIEPIAVGSGGGGS